The following coding sequences lie in one Eremothecium sinecaudum strain ATCC 58844 chromosome IV, complete sequence genomic window:
- the NOP58 gene encoding RNA-processing protein NOP58 (Syntenic homolog of Ashbya gossypii AFR328C; Syntenic homolog of Saccharomyces cerevisiae YOR310C (NOP58)): protein MAYVLTETAAGYALLKASDKKIHKSSTLIQDFSSSEKVLKQLKVAAFSKFTSAANALEEANAVIEGKVSPQLQKLLEEAKADKKASLVVSETKLANAINKLGLNFNVVCDAVTLDIHRAVKEYLPELLPGLSDGDLSKMSLGLAHSIGRHKLKFSADKVDVMIIQAIALLDDLDKELNTYAMRCKEWYGWHFPELAKIVTDSVAFARIILLMGVRSNAAETDMSSILPEEIEERVKAAAEVSMGTEITSTDLENIKSLAEQIVDFAAYREQLSNYLASRMKAIAPNLTQLVGELVGARLIAHAGSLISLAKSPASTIQILGAEKALFRALKTKHDTPKYGLLYHASLVGQATGKNKGKIARVLAAKAAVSLRYDALAEDRDDSGDVGLESRAKVENRLSQLEGRDLRTTPKVVREAKKVEITEARAYNADADAIPAEDSDSADSDDEEEEEKKEEKKEKKKEKKDKKDKKDKKEKKEKKEKKEKSEKKDKKRKREEESEEKESKKSKKEKKEKKDKKDKKKSDKKGKN from the coding sequence ATGGCCTACGTGTTAACTGAAACCGCTGCTGGTTATGCTTTGTTAAAGGCGTCCGATAAGAAGATTCACAAGTCTTCTACATTAATTCAAGACTTCAGCTCATCTGAAAAGGTGTTGAAGCAATTGAAGGTTGCTGCTTTTTCCAAATTTACTTCTGCTGCAAATGCATTAGAGGAAGCTAACGCTGTTATTGAGGGTAAGGTTTCTCCCCAACTGCAGAAGCTTTTGGAAGAAGCTAAAGCTGATAAGAAGGCTTCTTTAGTTGTTTCGGAGACTAAGCTTGCAAATGCGATCAACAAATTGGGTCTAAACTTTAACGTTGTCTGTGATGCTGTTACTTTGGATATCCATCGTGCTGTGAAGGAATACCTTCCAGAACTTTTGCCAGGTTTGTCTGATGGTGATTTGTCTAAAATGTCTCTTGGTTTGGCTCACTCCATCGGCCGTCACAAGCTTAAGTTCTCTGCTGATAAAGTCGATGTCATGATCATTCAAGCTATTGCTCTATTGGATGACTTGGACAAGGAATTAAATACCTACGCTATGAGATGTAAGGAATGGTACGGCTGGCATTTCCCGGAGTTGGCCAAGATTGTTACGGACTCTGTTGCATTCGCTAGAATCATCCTACTCATGGGAGTCAGGTCTAATGCTGCTGAGACCGACATGTCTTCAATTTTGCCagaagaaattgaagaacGAGTGAAGGCTGCTGCTGAAGTTTCTATGGGTACTGAAATAACTTCAACCGACTTGGAAAACATTAAGAGTCTAGCTGAACAAATCGTTGACTTTGCTGCCTACAGAGAACAACTATCTAACTACTTGGCCTCAAGAATGAAGGCTATCGCTCCAAACTTAACCCAATTAGTTGGAGAATTAGTTGGTGCAAGATTGATTGCTCACGCTGGTTCTCTAATCTCTTTAGCCAAGTCTCCAGCATCTACTATACAAATCTTGGGAGCTGAAAAGGCACTCTTTAGAGCTTTGAAGACTAAACATGATACTCCTAAATACGGTTTGCTTTACCACGCATCTTTGGTTGGTCAAGCCACTGGTAAAAACAAAGGTAAGATCGCTAGAGTTTTGGCTGCTAAGGCTGCTGTTTCTTTGCGTTATGACGCTTTAGCTGAGGACAGAGATGATTCTGGTGATGTTGGTTTGGAATCCAGAGCCAAGGTTGAAAACAGACTATCTCAACTCGAAGGTAGAGATCTAAGAACCACGCCAAAGGTTGTACGCGAAGCCAAGAAGGTTGAGATTACTGAGGCCAGAGCTTACAATGCTGACGCTGACGCTATCCCCGCTGAGGATTCGGATTCCGCCGACTCTGATGACgaagaggaggaagagaagaaggaggaaaagaaggaaaagaagaaggaaaagaaggacaagaaggacaagaaggacaagaaggaaaagaaggaaaagaaggaaaagaaggaaaagagtgagaagaaggacaagaagAGAAAGAGAGAAGAAGAATCTGAGGAGAAGGAGTCCAAAAAGTCcaagaaggagaagaaagagaagaagGATAAGAAAGATAAGAAGAAGAGCGACAAGAAGGGGAAGAACTGA
- the SNU66 gene encoding U4/U6-U5 snRNP complex subunit SNU66 (Syntenic homolog of Ashbya gossypii AFR327C; Syntenic homolog of Saccharomyces cerevisiae YOR308C (SNU66)) — protein MVEEISLSLNETNKIRQKLGLPLIPANEDTNSRSGLVGSTELQTTSDKSYSARYEDDFENSATKASNNAQKDVRDSFVDDRALRLRQRIMNRRGRRILYSSSEDWLENIHDSKGDGTGESQSTLSGPYDERSDGSLLKVAHNVDSLSTGKNIILTLKETAIDDEDEEDILENVNLKHEQEDLKNLKLKQLNKDRKHKAGILNKAVLEEQDEEEESFYLSNRDNLSKKESNAQDPILIGKRKVELEEQEEISEGDYMPAKIKKRKTTGRRHVRTPREQTAPIAPVTLIDEDGLLDYDEDRFHELLTIRKQTKEKKELLEKESLEEKQEKQHRAKYIDRLQKGIVLDETDTFLASLKTDIITAQTDLDIKEEETMPDAGDSIGHGSGSSFDNVSTTIAAPRTSNFYDGIASTLGLLKDKNLIPSAKSASTRQEARKRDLLKLEQKIAVREIKEKLNHEMSSSGISITEDVQEKVEQYMENQIAKTAMSIQKKRLENYNPEVELKYQDEKGNQLTTKEAYKKISQAWHGTKSNKKKRESRQRKIEERNRQNNQLHLGL, from the coding sequence ATGGTCGAAGAAATCTCATTATCTTTAAATGAGACAAATAAAATTAGGCAAAAGCTTGGATTACCACTAATTCCCGCTAATGAAGATACGAATTCGAGGTCAGGCTTGGTTGGTTCCACTGAACTACAGACAACCTCTGACAAATCCTATAGTGCTAGATATGAAGATGACTTCGAAAACTCTGCTACTAAAGCTAGCAATAATGCTCAAAAGGATGTAAGAGATTCATTTGTTGACGACCGTGCTCTCCGCCTACGACAGCGCATAATGAACAGAAGAGGACGGCGTATACTTTATTCATCAAGCGAAGATTGGCTTGAAAACATCCATGATAGCAAGGGAGATGGGACAGGAGAGTCACAATCTACACTGAGTGGTCCATATGATGAAAGAAGTGATGGTTCTTTATTGAAGGTTGCACATAATGTTGATTCGTTATCTACCGGTAAGAACATAATCTTGACTTTGAAAGAAACTGCGATTGACGAtgaggatgaagaggaTATACTTGAAAATGTGAACCTAAAGCACGAACAGGAAGACTTAAAGAACCTAAAGTTGAAACAATTGAACAAGGATCGCAAGCACAAGGCAGGTATCCTTAATAAAGCAGTACTTGAAGAACAAgacgaggaagaagagTCATTCTACCTTTCTAATCGCGATAATCTTTCTAAGAAGGAATCAAATGCTCAAGATCCTATTCTTATAGGTAAACGTAAGGTCGAACttgaagagcaagaagagATATCCGAGGGGGATTACATGCCTGCTAAAATCAAGAAGAGAAAAACGACTGGAAGGCGACATGTAAGAACGCCTAGAGAACAGACCGCTCCAATAGCTCCAGTTACACTTATTGATGAGGACGGGTTACTAGACTACGATGAAGATAGGTTTCATGAACTGCTGACTATTAGAAAGCAGACTAAAGAAAAAAAGGAGCTATTAGAAAAAGAATCATTGGAAGAAAAACAAGAGAAGCAGCATCGCGCTAAGTACATTGACCGGTTGCAAAAAGGGATAGTGTTAGATGAAACAGATACTTTTTTAGCCTCGTTAAAGACAGATATAATAACTGCACAGACTGATCTCGATATaaaggaagaagaaaccATGCCAGATGCTGGCGATTCAATTGGACATGGTAGTGGTAGTAGTTTTGATAACGTCTCAACTACGATTGCTGCTCCTCGCACTTCAAATTTTTATGACGGTATTGCTAGTACTTTGGGTCTTCTAAAAGATAAGAACCTCATTCCATCCGCGAAATCGGCCAGCACTCGACAAGAGGCCAGGAAAAGAGATCTGCTGAAGCTCGAACAAAAGATTGCCGTGCGTGAGATCAAAGAGAAACTAAATCACGAAATGAGTAGCTCGGGCATCTCAATTACCGAAGATGTACAAGAGAAAGTTGAACAATATATGGAGAACCAAATAGCGAAAACTGCGATGTCCATCCAAAAAAAGCGGCTTGAAAATTACAATCCTGAAGTCGAACTAAAGTATCAGGATGAAAAGGGTAATCAATTAACTACCAAAGAAGCATATAAGAAGATATCACAGGCCTGGCACGGGACAAAATCAAATAAGAAAAAACGTGAGAGCCGGCAAAGGAAGATAGAAGAACGCAATCGCCAAAATAATCAATTGCATTTAGGTTTATAG
- the SLY41 gene encoding Sly41p (Syntenic homolog of Ashbya gossypii AFR543C; Syntenic homolog of Saccharomyces cerevisiae YOR307C (SLY41)), translated as MITTQSTVQNTTSKLRGSIHKNLYEPTFHNIPNESQDSIPSKVQFSQGSNTLLKSKGDVLNFLPDSLTKLLPEVNIKVTLLCLFWYVTSSISSNISKAILREFPHPVALTELQFLTNAALCLLFATLINYCRTQQFNFHWISNTLQNLPEGLLPTYLNGSFYDCIWSKFLAVDKTALVSTFPMGLFQFFGHVTSYKATSLIPVSLVHSVKALSPIVTVCWYRFAKGKRFNSMTYLTLIPLMSGVMLTSSARTPTKEYSKDLSDTRSTPSAADSFYIIGLFFAAISMAIFVAQNIFSKSILTVKKKELLPSQKKTSNHVSVAASYNLDKITILFYCSCIGFLLTLPIVIITELLPSRSVFADFTYRTLFLFLIYGFTHFTQAMLAFQLIGRLSPVTYSIANIMKRIVVIGVALTWESHFSTRQILGLIMTVIGLYGYDKWGNKVSNHSH; from the coding sequence ATGATTACAACGCAGAGTACAGTACAAAATACGACCTCAAAGCTGCGTGGGTCTATACACAAAAATTTGTACGAACCAACGTTCCACAATATTCCAAACGAGTCGCAGGATTCCATACCGAGCAAAGTTCAGTTCTCTCAAGGGTCTAACACATTATTAAAATCTAAAGGTGATGTGCTTAATTTTCTTCCAGATTCACTAACAAAGCTACTCCCAGAAGTCAATATAAAAGTGACCTTATTATGTTTGTTTTGGTATGTCACATCATCTATTTCGAGTAATATATCGAAAGCTATTTTGCGTGAGTTTCCTCATCCTGTAGCTCTTACAGAGCTGCAGTTTTTGACGAATGCAGCCCTGTGTCTATTATTTGCGACGTTAATAAATTACTGCAGGACTCAGCAATTTAACTTTCACTGGATTTCGAATACATTACAAAACCTCCCTGAGGGGTTACTTCCAACATACCTAAATGGTAGTTTCTATGACTGCATATGGTCTAAGTTCTTGGCCGTTGATAAAACAGCGTTGGTTTCGACGTTTCCAATGGGGCTTTTTCAGTTTTTTGGTCATGTAACCTCATACAAGGCAACATCGTTAATTCCAGTGTCTTTGGTGCATTCTGTTAAGGCCCTTTCTCCGATTGTTACGGTTTGTTGGTATAGATTTGCAAAGGGGAAGCGCTTTAATTCAATGACATACTTAACATTGATACCCTTGATGTCTGGTGTTATGTTAACATCGTCGGCGAGAACACCTACCAAGGAGTATTCTAAAGACCTTTCTGACACTAGGTCTACGCCATCCGCGGCAGATAGCTTCTACATTATCGGTCTATTCTTTGCCGCTATATCGATGGCCATCTTTGTTGCTCAGAATATATTTTCAAAATCCATCTTGACtgtgaagaagaaggaattGCTTCCCAGTCAGAAGAAAACTTCAAATCATGTCAGCGTTGCAGCTTCATATAATTTGGACAAAATCAccattttattttactgTTCTTGCATTGGCTTCTTGCTGACATTGCCTATAGTGATTATAACAGAACTATTGCCTTCTAGAAGTGTGTTCGCCGACTTCACATACCGCACACTTTTTTTATTCCTCATATATGGCTTTACGCATTTTACACAGGCCATGCTAGCTTTCCAGCTAATTGGCCGTCTCTCACCAGTGACATACTCCATTGCAAATATAATGAAGAGGATTGTTGTCATAGGTGTAGCTTTAACGTGGGAATCCCACTTCTCAACTAGACAAATTTTGGGACTAATCATGACCGTTATTGGTTTGTACGGTTACGATAAATGGGGCAATAAGGTATCGAACCATTCTCATTGA